The proteins below come from a single Cryptosporangium aurantiacum genomic window:
- a CDS encoding elongation factor G-like protein EF-G2 — MAQKVAGSPDRAASAGPVVDDPRSLRNVVLVGHSGAGKTTLVEALLVATGTISRAGSVVDGTTVCDCDPAAVRQQRSVTLTPAPIVHRGVKINLLDTPGYADFVGELRAGLRAADAALFVISAVDGVDASTIALWEECARVGMPRAVVVTRLDHPRADFDEAVAICQRVFGDGVMPLYLPVHEAIEGTVGSAAESGSRQTLSDFLGGIDGATEQTRTAGLFGLVTQQIYDYSAGGPEPVIRPADPEHLELVEESRNNLIEGIIAESEDETLMDRYLAGEEIDPDVLITDLETAVSRGSFYPVLPADPTTGVGLAELLDGIVRACPPPTERPTPAVTTIDGDPRDALTADPNGPLVAEVVKTTVDPYVGRVSLVRVFSGTLRAEDTVHVSGHGVRTRDDTHAPDEAWADHDADERAAHLYSPLGTQLREVPYAVAGDLCALTKVGSAETGDTISSKDNPLLVAPWDLPEPLLPVAVVARSRSDEDALAKNLSRLVAGDATLRMERNPETGQLVLWTMGEAHADVVLERLRAGGVDLDTEPVRVPLRETLAGPAKGHGRHVKQSGGHGQYAICDIEVEPLPTGSGFEFVDRVVGGAVPHQYIPSVQKGVRQQMERGLVAGYPVVDLRVTLVDGKAHSVDSSDAAFQMAGALALREAAASGTVSLLEPVDEVDITVPDTYVGPVMSDLSGRRGRVLGTEPTGARGEPGHERTIVHAEVPATELVRYSPELRSLTSGTATFTRTFARYEPMPPNLAAKALADQT; from the coding sequence ATGGCGCAGAAAGTGGCTGGTAGCCCCGACCGGGCGGCATCCGCCGGGCCGGTGGTCGACGATCCCCGGTCCCTACGCAACGTCGTCCTGGTCGGCCATTCCGGGGCCGGCAAGACGACGTTGGTCGAGGCTCTGCTGGTAGCAACCGGAACAATCTCCCGGGCCGGATCGGTGGTCGACGGGACGACGGTCTGCGATTGCGACCCCGCAGCGGTACGGCAGCAGCGGTCGGTGACGCTGACCCCGGCGCCGATCGTCCACCGCGGCGTGAAGATCAACCTGCTCGACACCCCCGGCTACGCGGACTTCGTCGGTGAGCTGCGGGCCGGCCTGCGCGCGGCGGACGCGGCGCTGTTCGTCATCTCCGCGGTCGACGGCGTGGACGCCAGCACGATCGCGCTGTGGGAGGAGTGCGCCCGGGTCGGGATGCCGCGGGCGGTCGTCGTCACCCGGCTCGACCACCCGCGCGCGGACTTCGACGAGGCGGTGGCGATCTGCCAGCGGGTGTTCGGCGACGGGGTGATGCCGCTGTACCTGCCGGTGCACGAGGCGATCGAAGGCACCGTGGGGTCGGCCGCTGAATCCGGTAGCCGCCAGACGCTGTCCGACTTCCTCGGCGGCATCGACGGCGCCACCGAGCAGACCCGCACCGCCGGTCTGTTCGGTCTGGTCACCCAGCAGATCTACGACTACAGCGCCGGGGGCCCGGAACCGGTCATCCGCCCGGCCGACCCCGAGCACCTCGAACTGGTCGAGGAGTCCAGGAACAACCTCATCGAGGGGATCATCGCCGAGAGCGAGGACGAGACCCTGATGGACCGGTACCTGGCCGGCGAGGAGATCGACCCCGACGTGCTGATCACCGACCTGGAGACCGCGGTGTCCCGGGGCTCGTTCTACCCGGTCCTGCCCGCCGACCCGACGACCGGTGTGGGGCTGGCCGAGCTGCTGGACGGCATCGTCCGCGCGTGCCCGCCCCCGACCGAGCGGCCCACGCCCGCGGTGACGACGATCGACGGCGACCCCCGTGACGCGCTGACCGCCGACCCGAACGGCCCGCTGGTGGCCGAGGTGGTGAAGACGACCGTCGACCCGTACGTCGGCCGGGTGTCGCTGGTCCGGGTGTTCTCCGGGACGCTGCGCGCGGAGGACACCGTGCACGTCTCCGGCCACGGCGTCCGGACCCGGGACGACACGCACGCGCCCGACGAGGCCTGGGCCGACCACGACGCCGACGAGCGCGCCGCACACCTGTACTCCCCGCTCGGCACGCAGCTGCGCGAGGTGCCGTACGCGGTGGCCGGTGACCTCTGCGCGCTGACGAAGGTCGGCAGCGCGGAGACCGGCGACACGATCTCGTCGAAGGACAACCCGCTGCTGGTGGCGCCGTGGGACCTGCCGGAGCCGCTGCTGCCGGTCGCGGTCGTCGCGCGCAGCCGCAGCGACGAGGACGCGCTGGCCAAGAACCTCTCCCGGCTGGTCGCGGGCGACGCGACGCTGCGGATGGAACGCAACCCGGAGACCGGTCAGCTGGTGCTCTGGACGATGGGCGAGGCCCACGCGGACGTCGTCCTCGAGCGGCTGCGCGCGGGCGGCGTCGACCTGGACACCGAGCCGGTGCGGGTGCCGCTGCGGGAGACGCTCGCCGGCCCGGCCAAGGGGCACGGGCGGCACGTGAAGCAGTCCGGCGGGCACGGCCAGTACGCGATCTGCGACATCGAGGTGGAGCCGCTGCCGACCGGTTCGGGGTTCGAGTTCGTCGACCGGGTGGTCGGTGGGGCGGTGCCGCACCAGTACATCCCGTCGGTGCAGAAGGGCGTCCGGCAGCAGATGGAGCGCGGCCTGGTGGCCGGCTACCCGGTCGTCGACCTGCGGGTGACGCTGGTGGACGGCAAGGCGCACAGCGTCGACTCCTCCGACGCGGCGTTCCAGATGGCCGGTGCGCTGGCGCTGCGCGAGGCGGCGGCATCCGGGACGGTCAGCCTGCTGGAGCCGGTCGACGAGGTCGACATCACGGTGCCGGACACCTACGTCGGCCCGGTGATGAGCGACCTCTCCGGACGCCGCGGCCGGGTGCTCGGCACCGAACCGACTGGTGCTCGCGGAGAACCGGGACACGAGCGGACGATCGTGCACGCGGAGGTGCCGGCGACCGAGCTGGTGCGCTACTCCCCCGAGCTGCGGTCGCTGACGTCCGGCACCGCGACGTTCACCCGGACGTTCGCCCGCTACGAGCCGATGCCGCCGAACCTCGCCGCGAAGGCCCTCGCCGACCAAACCTGA
- a CDS encoding HIT family protein → MTGPEIERQQGAGDPDHFQRLWTPHRMAYIKGEGKPAGEGSDGCPFCLMPSLPDDQGLILARGDTVYALLNLYPYNSGHLMVVPYRHVPDYTDLDEAEVAELGAFTQDAMRAVRKASGAHGFNIGMNQGSVAGAGIAAHLHQHVVPRWGGDTNFMPVVGQTKVLPELLGETRTLLAAAWADTAEAATLERP, encoded by the coding sequence ATGACGGGCCCGGAGATCGAACGGCAGCAGGGGGCCGGCGACCCCGATCACTTCCAGCGACTGTGGACGCCCCACCGGATGGCGTACATCAAGGGCGAGGGCAAGCCTGCCGGCGAGGGAAGCGACGGGTGTCCGTTCTGCCTGATGCCGTCGCTGCCGGACGACCAGGGACTCATCCTGGCCCGGGGCGACACCGTGTACGCGCTGCTCAATCTGTACCCGTACAACTCGGGTCACCTGATGGTCGTCCCGTACCGGCACGTCCCCGACTACACCGACCTCGACGAAGCCGAGGTGGCCGAGCTCGGCGCGTTCACCCAGGACGCGATGCGCGCGGTGCGGAAGGCGTCCGGTGCCCACGGGTTCAACATCGGGATGAACCAGGGGTCGGTGGCCGGTGCGGGGATCGCCGCGCACCTGCACCAGCACGTGGTGCCGCGGTGGGGCGGGGACACCAACTTCATGCCCGTGGTCGGCCAGACCAAGGTCCTCCCCGAACTCCTCGGCGAGACCCGCACGCTGCTCGCCGCGGCCTGGGCCGACACCGCCGAAGCCGCCACCCTCGAGCGCCCGTAG
- the thrS gene encoding threonine--tRNA ligase, which produces MSAPRSAPVTAAVVVPAGTTAADALVAAGIPVDGGQAAVVVRDADGQLRDLEWVPDADAEVEPVLIDSPDGLNVLRHSTAHVLAQAVQDVFPGTLLGIGPPIENGFYYDFLPEKPFTPDDLKRLEKRMQEIIKAGQRFSRRPITDDEARHELAHERFKLELISLKGAGDDAAEGASVEVGEGALTMYDNLDKKTGDRVWTDLCRGPHLPTTRNIPAFSLQRSAAAYWRGSEKNPQLQRIYGTAWPTRDALKAYQQRLEEAAKRDHRKLGAELDLFSFPDELGSGLPVFHPKGGIIRRELENYSRQRHEEAGYSFVNTPHITKGHLYEVSGHLDWYADGMFPPMELEGAQYYLKPMNCPMHDLIFRSRGRSYRELPLRMFEFGTVYRYEKSGVIHGLTRVRGLTMDDAHIFCTQEQIEGELTSLLQFVLDLLKDYGLDDFYLELSTKNPEKYIGDDEVWDVATETLRRVATESGLDLVPDPGGAAFYGPKISVQARDAIGRTWQMSTIQLDFMLPERFELEYQAADGSRKRPVMIHRALFGSIERFFGVLTEHYAGAFPAWLAPVQVIGIPIGDGHVGYLEEFAARLRSQSIRVEVDTASDRMQKKIRNAQKQKIPFMVIAGDDDVAAGTVSFRYRDGSQRNGVPLDEAIEHVVDVVRSRTNVSPSAL; this is translated from the coding sequence GTGTCCGCACCCCGTTCCGCGCCCGTGACCGCCGCCGTCGTGGTGCCGGCCGGGACGACGGCCGCGGACGCGCTGGTCGCCGCCGGGATCCCCGTCGACGGCGGGCAGGCCGCGGTCGTCGTCCGTGACGCGGACGGTCAGCTCCGCGACCTGGAGTGGGTCCCGGACGCCGACGCCGAGGTCGAGCCGGTGCTCATCGACTCGCCCGACGGGCTCAACGTGCTGCGCCACTCCACCGCGCACGTCCTGGCCCAGGCCGTGCAGGACGTCTTCCCGGGCACCCTGCTCGGTATCGGCCCGCCGATCGAGAACGGCTTCTACTACGACTTCCTGCCGGAGAAGCCGTTCACCCCGGACGACCTCAAGCGCCTCGAGAAGCGCATGCAGGAGATCATCAAGGCCGGTCAGCGCTTCTCCCGCCGCCCGATCACCGACGACGAGGCGCGGCACGAGCTCGCCCACGAGCGGTTCAAGCTCGAGCTCATCTCGCTCAAGGGAGCCGGTGACGACGCCGCCGAGGGCGCGTCGGTCGAGGTCGGCGAAGGCGCGCTGACCATGTACGACAACCTCGACAAGAAGACCGGCGACCGGGTCTGGACCGACCTGTGCCGCGGCCCGCACCTGCCCACCACCCGCAACATCCCGGCGTTCAGCCTGCAGCGTTCGGCGGCGGCGTACTGGCGGGGCAGCGAGAAGAACCCGCAGCTCCAGCGGATCTACGGCACCGCGTGGCCGACCCGGGACGCGTTGAAGGCGTACCAGCAGCGCCTGGAAGAGGCCGCCAAGCGCGACCACCGCAAGCTCGGCGCAGAACTCGACCTGTTCAGCTTCCCCGACGAGTTGGGCTCCGGCCTGCCGGTGTTCCACCCGAAGGGCGGCATCATCCGCCGGGAGCTGGAGAACTACTCCCGGCAGCGGCACGAGGAAGCCGGATACTCGTTCGTCAACACCCCGCACATCACCAAGGGCCACCTGTACGAGGTCTCCGGCCACCTCGACTGGTACGCCGACGGCATGTTCCCGCCCATGGAGCTGGAGGGCGCGCAGTACTACCTCAAGCCGATGAACTGCCCGATGCACGACCTGATCTTCCGGTCGCGTGGGCGGTCGTACCGCGAGCTGCCGCTGCGGATGTTCGAGTTCGGCACCGTGTACCGGTACGAGAAGTCCGGCGTCATCCACGGCCTGACCCGCGTGCGCGGCCTGACCATGGACGACGCGCACATCTTCTGCACCCAGGAGCAGATCGAGGGTGAGCTCACCTCGCTGCTGCAGTTCGTCCTGGACCTGCTGAAGGACTACGGCCTCGACGACTTCTACCTGGAGCTGTCGACCAAGAACCCGGAGAAGTACATCGGGGACGACGAGGTCTGGGACGTCGCGACCGAGACCCTGCGGCGGGTCGCCACCGAGTCCGGGCTGGACCTGGTGCCGGACCCGGGCGGTGCGGCGTTCTACGGGCCGAAGATCTCGGTGCAGGCGCGGGACGCGATCGGCCGCACCTGGCAGATGTCCACGATCCAGCTCGACTTCATGCTGCCTGAGCGGTTCGAGCTGGAGTACCAGGCCGCCGACGGATCGCGGAAGCGGCCGGTGATGATCCACCGGGCGCTGTTCGGTTCGATCGAGCGGTTCTTCGGGGTGCTGACCGAGCACTACGCCGGTGCGTTCCCCGCGTGGCTGGCGCCGGTGCAGGTGATCGGGATCCCGATCGGGGACGGCCACGTCGGGTACCTGGAGGAGTTCGCCGCGCGCCTGCGCAGCCAGAGCATCCGGGTCGAGGTGGACACCGCGAGCGACCGGATGCAGAAGAAGATCCGGAACGCGCAGAAGCAGAAGATCCCGTTCATGGTGATCGCCGGTGACGACGACGTGGCGGCGGGCACGGTCTCGTTCCGGTACCGCGACGGGTCGCAGCGGAACGGCGTCCCGCTGGACGAGGCGATCGAGCACGTCGTCGACGTCGTGCGCTCCCGCACCAACGTGAGCCCGTCCGCCCTGTAG
- a CDS encoding TetR/AcrR family transcriptional regulator — MPTFPPLELPGGLASETAPDARPASARRRILGTASVLFYTVGIRAVGIDRIIAEAGVAKATFYHHFPTKDALVCAYLADLHDRQAAALATLSAGIEPVDVVLTMFDALGEFTCGPGFRGCAFVNAAVEYPDPASPVRRVVADHRRWYADALRDLLLASDHPTPDAAARMLVMLRDGVVVGGQLDDPTEVRATLRASVTALLAA; from the coding sequence GTGCCGACGTTTCCTCCCCTCGAACTCCCCGGCGGTCTCGCGTCCGAGACCGCGCCGGACGCACGCCCGGCGAGCGCGCGCCGTCGCATCCTCGGCACCGCGAGCGTGCTGTTCTACACGGTGGGCATCCGCGCGGTCGGCATCGATCGGATCATCGCCGAGGCCGGCGTCGCGAAGGCCACGTTCTACCACCACTTCCCGACCAAGGACGCCCTGGTCTGCGCCTACCTCGCCGACCTGCACGACCGCCAGGCGGCGGCGCTGGCCACGCTGTCGGCGGGCATCGAACCGGTCGACGTGGTGCTGACGATGTTCGACGCGCTGGGCGAATTCACCTGCGGGCCGGGCTTCCGCGGCTGCGCGTTCGTCAACGCCGCGGTCGAATACCCCGACCCGGCCAGCCCGGTGCGGCGGGTCGTCGCCGACCACCGGCGCTGGTACGCGGACGCGCTGCGGGATCTGCTGCTGGCGAGCGACCACCCCACCCCGGACGCGGCGGCGCGGATGCTCGTGATGCTGCGGGACGGCGTTGTGGTCGGCGGGCAACTGGACGACCCCACCGAGGTGCGGGCGACGCTCCGCGCGTCGGTCACGGCCCTGCTCGCCGCCTGA
- a CDS encoding organic hydroperoxide resistance protein → MSALYTAIATADGNGRNGHVRTSDSKLDVQLSFPKEMGGSGAGSNPEQLFAAGYAACFSSALGLIAGQRKIDASEAAVTAEVGLVAGENNAFGLAVTLRVELPESLQGEVGRELVEAAHQVCPYSNATRGNIPVELVVE, encoded by the coding sequence ATGTCTGCGCTCTACACCGCGATCGCCACCGCCGACGGAAACGGCCGCAACGGGCACGTGCGCACGTCCGACAGCAAGCTCGACGTCCAGCTCTCGTTCCCGAAGGAGATGGGTGGCAGCGGCGCCGGGAGCAACCCCGAGCAGCTGTTCGCGGCCGGGTACGCGGCCTGCTTCTCCAGCGCGCTCGGGCTGATCGCCGGTCAGCGCAAGATCGACGCGTCCGAGGCCGCGGTGACCGCTGAGGTGGGCCTCGTCGCGGGCGAGAACAACGCGTTCGGGCTGGCCGTGACGCTGCGGGTCGAGCTGCCGGAGAGCCTGCAGGGAGAGGTCGGTCGCGAGCTGGTCGAGGCCGCCCACCAGGTGTGCCCGTACTCCAACGCGACCCGCGGCAACATCCCGGTCGAACTCGTCGTCGAGTAG
- a CDS encoding type III polyketide synthase, whose product MSAYGRAMTQLVAVHGVLPDHRYPQSELTDLVAEACRLDDAQRRFLERVHRGAGVQTRHLVLPIEEYRTLRDFGAANDAFLTGAVDLGSRAILGALAEAGLTVDDVDVILAVSSTGLAIPSLDARIAGHIGLRPDVKRTPIVGLGCAAGAVGISRLHDYLRGWPDQVAVLVTVELCSLTAQYDDRSPTNLVASGLFGDGAAAVVAVGPERAAATPGVAGSAATAGSAATAGSAGARASARGPRVIATRSALYPGTFRTMGFDVGAGGLRVVLGTEVPALVAEHLRADVDTFLADHGLTRKDITTWVSHPGGPKVLEAVETGLELPEGALGASWSSLRRIGNVSSASVLHILRDTLVDRPPEPDTPGMLLAMGPGFSAELVLLQW is encoded by the coding sequence ATCAGCGCCTACGGTCGAGCCATGACGCAGCTCGTCGCGGTCCATGGCGTCCTCCCCGACCACCGGTACCCGCAATCCGAGCTCACCGATCTGGTCGCCGAGGCCTGTCGGCTCGATGACGCCCAGCGGCGTTTCCTGGAGCGCGTCCATCGCGGCGCGGGCGTCCAGACCCGGCACCTGGTGCTGCCGATCGAGGAGTACCGCACGTTACGGGACTTCGGCGCCGCGAACGACGCGTTCCTCACCGGCGCGGTCGACCTCGGCTCGCGTGCGATCCTCGGCGCGCTGGCCGAGGCCGGCCTCACCGTGGACGACGTCGACGTGATCCTCGCGGTCAGCTCCACCGGCCTGGCGATCCCGTCGCTGGACGCCCGGATCGCCGGCCACATCGGCCTGCGCCCGGACGTCAAGCGCACGCCGATCGTCGGCCTGGGCTGCGCTGCTGGGGCGGTCGGCATCTCGCGGCTGCACGACTACCTGCGCGGCTGGCCGGACCAGGTCGCGGTCCTGGTCACGGTCGAGCTCTGCTCACTCACCGCGCAGTACGACGACCGGTCGCCGACCAACCTGGTGGCCAGCGGCCTGTTCGGCGACGGCGCCGCCGCCGTGGTAGCCGTCGGCCCGGAACGCGCAGCCGCCACGCCTGGCGTGGCCGGCTCGGCCGCCACGGCCGGGTCGGCCGCCACAGCTGGCTCGGCCGGCGCGCGGGCCTCGGCGCGGGGGCCGCGCGTGATCGCGACGCGCAGCGCGCTCTATCCCGGCACGTTCCGCACGATGGGCTTCGACGTCGGCGCCGGCGGCCTGCGGGTCGTGCTCGGCACCGAGGTCCCCGCGCTCGTCGCGGAGCACCTGCGCGCCGATGTGGACACGTTCCTCGCCGACCACGGGCTGACCAGGAAGGACATCACGACCTGGGTCTCCCACCCCGGCGGCCCGAAGGTGCTGGAAGCCGTGGAGACCGGCCTGGAACTCCCGGAGGGCGCGCTCGGCGCCAGCTGGAGCTCGCTGCGCCGGATCGGCAACGTCTCGTCGGCGTCCGTGCTCCACATCCTGCGGGACACTCTGGTGGATCGCCCACCGGAGCCGGATACGCCCGGCATGCTGTTGGCGATGGGCCCCGGCTTCTCCGCGGAACTGGTGCTGCTGCAGTGGTGA
- a CDS encoding isoprenylcysteine carboxyl methyltransferase family protein has translation MSFYTILVLAVGLERVAELFVAVRNMRWSFARGGREYGKGHYPFMVVLHTGFLAGCLIEVWQADRPFLPWLGWPMLVLVVAAQGLRWWCIRTLGHQWNTRIIVVPGMPLVTGGPYRWLRHPNYVAVVVEGFALPLVHTAWVTALVFTVLNAGLLTVRIRAEDAALRAASST, from the coding sequence GTGAGCTTCTACACGATCCTCGTCCTGGCGGTCGGTCTCGAACGCGTCGCCGAGCTGTTCGTCGCCGTGCGCAACATGCGCTGGAGCTTCGCCCGCGGCGGCCGGGAGTACGGCAAAGGCCACTACCCGTTCATGGTCGTCCTGCACACCGGGTTCCTCGCCGGGTGCCTGATCGAGGTCTGGCAGGCCGACCGGCCGTTCCTGCCCTGGCTGGGATGGCCGATGCTGGTGCTCGTGGTGGCCGCGCAGGGTCTGCGCTGGTGGTGCATCCGGACGCTCGGCCACCAGTGGAACACCCGGATCATCGTCGTTCCCGGGATGCCGCTGGTCACCGGCGGCCCGTACCGCTGGCTCCGGCACCCGAACTACGTCGCGGTCGTCGTCGAGGGCTTCGCGCTCCCGCTGGTGCACACCGCCTGGGTCACCGCGCTGGTCTTCACGGTGCTGAACGCCGGGCTGCTGACCGTCCGGATCCGCGCCGAGGACGCGGCCCTGCGGGCTGCCTCGAGCACGTGA
- a CDS encoding FAD-dependent monooxygenase: protein MIDLLVAGGGPAGLVTALLAARRGLTVTVLEPRATPIDKACGEGLMPGAVELLSELGVQVPGLPFRGIHYADATRGVDALFRSGSGRSVRGLGVRRTALHANLVDAVTRAGVEIVPRAADTVAQDADGVRVAGMRARYLAAADGLHSPIRRQLGLQRPSRGPARHGLRQHYRVAPWTDLVEVHWTSGAEAYVTPVAPDLVGVALLTTARGPYNDHLDAFPALTARLEHPVGAVRGAGPLRQRVASRVAGRVLLVGDAAGYVDALTGEGLAVAWASAAELVACVAADRPAAYERRWRRASRRYRVLTGGLLWARNRPLLSRTIVPAAARLPRTFATVVNQLAR, encoded by the coding sequence GTGATCGACCTGCTGGTGGCCGGGGGCGGCCCGGCGGGGCTGGTCACGGCGCTGCTCGCCGCGCGCCGCGGCCTCACGGTGACCGTGCTGGAGCCACGGGCCACCCCGATCGACAAGGCGTGCGGCGAGGGCCTGATGCCCGGAGCCGTCGAGCTCCTGTCGGAGCTCGGTGTCCAGGTTCCCGGCCTGCCCTTCCGCGGCATCCACTACGCGGACGCGACGCGCGGGGTCGACGCGCTGTTCCGGAGCGGCTCGGGACGGAGCGTCCGGGGCCTGGGCGTCCGGCGCACGGCGTTGCACGCGAACCTCGTCGACGCGGTAACGAGGGCCGGTGTCGAGATCGTGCCCCGCGCGGCGGACACCGTGGCCCAGGACGCCGACGGCGTCCGCGTCGCCGGGATGAGGGCCCGGTACCTCGCGGCAGCCGACGGGCTGCACTCGCCGATCCGGCGGCAGCTCGGGCTGCAGCGTCCGTCGAGAGGCCCCGCCCGGCACGGGCTCCGGCAGCACTATCGCGTCGCCCCGTGGACGGACCTCGTCGAGGTGCACTGGACGTCCGGCGCTGAGGCGTACGTGACCCCGGTGGCCCCCGACCTGGTAGGCGTCGCGCTCCTCACCACCGCACGGGGGCCGTACAACGACCACCTCGACGCGTTCCCCGCGCTGACGGCCCGCCTGGAACACCCGGTCGGCGCGGTCCGCGGCGCGGGCCCGCTCCGGCAGCGGGTCGCCTCCCGCGTCGCCGGCCGGGTGCTGCTGGTCGGCGACGCCGCCGGGTACGTCGACGCGCTGACCGGCGAGGGCCTCGCGGTGGCCTGGGCGAGCGCCGCCGAGCTCGTGGCCTGCGTCGCCGCGGACCGCCCGGCCGCGTACGAGCGACGCTGGCGCCGGGCATCCCGGCGGTACCGGGTGCTGACCGGTGGTCTGCTCTGGGCCCGCAACCGGCCGCTGCTGTCCCGGACGATCGTCCCGGCGGCGGCGCGGCTACCCCGCACGTTCGCGACGGTCGTGAACCAACTGGCCCGCTGA
- a CDS encoding P1 family peptidase — MDDALLRTPSGRLRARALGVPFLGTPGPWNALTDVPGVAVGYTTLVEGAGVRTGVTAILPRGRDGVGVPCASGWFSFNGNGEMTGTTWISENGALSTPIAITNTHAVGPAHQGVVDWIATHHPRVAEQWLLPVVAETYDGELNDINGRHVRPEHAIAALDAATTGPLDEGSVGGGTGMICHGFKGGSGTASRIVEYGSDRYTVAAFIQANYGARRELTIAGVRIGADLAETHPDPVAGPGRKPPGAGSVIVVLATDAPLLPGQCAALARRATLGIGRSGTAGSHFSGDLFLAFSTANAGALTSTFPAGPVADDEYEQLRFVPWGRIDRFFDAAVQAVEEAVVDVLVANEDMTGHRGYRVPALPHDAVRAAAERAT; from the coding sequence ATGGACGACGCCCTGCTCCGCACCCCCTCCGGCCGGCTGCGCGCTCGCGCGCTCGGAGTCCCGTTCCTCGGCACGCCCGGGCCCTGGAACGCGCTGACCGACGTGCCCGGCGTGGCCGTGGGCTACACGACGCTGGTCGAGGGTGCGGGCGTGCGGACCGGTGTCACTGCGATCCTGCCGCGCGGACGCGACGGCGTCGGCGTGCCGTGCGCGTCCGGCTGGTTCTCGTTCAACGGCAACGGCGAGATGACCGGGACGACGTGGATCAGCGAGAACGGCGCCCTGAGCACGCCGATCGCGATCACGAACACCCACGCGGTCGGCCCGGCGCACCAGGGCGTCGTCGACTGGATCGCCACCCACCACCCCCGGGTCGCCGAGCAGTGGCTGCTGCCGGTCGTCGCCGAGACGTACGACGGCGAGCTCAACGACATCAACGGGCGCCACGTCCGTCCGGAGCACGCGATCGCCGCGCTCGACGCAGCCACCACCGGGCCGCTCGACGAGGGCAGCGTCGGCGGCGGTACCGGCATGATCTGCCACGGGTTCAAGGGCGGTTCCGGTACGGCGTCGCGGATCGTGGAGTACGGCTCGGACCGGTACACGGTCGCCGCGTTCATCCAGGCTAACTACGGTGCGCGCCGGGAGCTGACGATCGCGGGCGTCCGGATCGGCGCGGATTTGGCCGAGACACACCCCGATCCGGTCGCGGGACCGGGCCGGAAACCGCCGGGCGCCGGGTCGGTGATCGTCGTGCTGGCGACCGACGCGCCGCTGCTTCCCGGACAGTGCGCGGCGCTGGCCCGCCGGGCGACGCTCGGCATCGGCCGGTCGGGCACCGCGGGCAGCCACTTCTCCGGCGACCTGTTCCTGGCGTTCAGCACCGCGAACGCGGGTGCGCTGACCAGCACGTTCCCGGCCGGACCGGTGGCGGACGACGAGTACGAGCAGCTGCGGTTCGTGCCCTGGGGCCGGATCGACCGGTTCTTCGACGCCGCGGTGCAGGCGGTGGAGGAAGCCGTGGTCGACGTCCTGGTGGCCAACGAGGACATGACCGGCCACCGCGGGTACCGGGTGCCGGCGCTCCCCCACGACGCCGTCCGCGCCGCGGCGGAGCGCGCGACGTAA
- a CDS encoding STAS domain-containing protein — protein MDEPQHRLVVRAPLSADVLEPFASGDGSLDVARVVDEETHYALFVLVGTLDESTAPQTLEHLVAAARLPAVDLVIVDLLRVAYLGAPGAACLEAASRAAARHDATFVVCRPSHFVRRVLEAAGLAGLIEHDTDWPDLPGPASGWRWE, from the coding sequence GTGGACGAGCCCCAGCACCGCCTGGTCGTGCGCGCGCCGCTCTCCGCCGACGTCCTCGAGCCGTTCGCGTCCGGCGACGGCTCGCTGGACGTGGCGCGGGTGGTCGACGAGGAGACCCACTACGCGCTGTTCGTGCTCGTCGGCACGCTCGACGAGAGCACCGCGCCACAGACGCTGGAGCACCTGGTCGCGGCGGCCCGGCTGCCGGCCGTCGACCTGGTCATCGTCGACCTGCTCCGGGTGGCGTACCTGGGTGCGCCCGGGGCGGCCTGCCTGGAGGCCGCCTCGCGGGCGGCCGCGCGGCACGACGCGACGTTCGTCGTCTGCCGTCCCAGCCACTTCGTCCGGCGGGTCCTGGAGGCGGCCGGGCTGGCCGGGCTGATCGAGCACGACACCGACTGGCCGGACCTGCCCGGCCCGGCGTCCGGGTGGCGCTGGGAGTAG